In Haliaeetus albicilla chromosome 12, bHalAlb1.1, whole genome shotgun sequence, a genomic segment contains:
- the TSEN54 gene encoding tRNA-splicing endonuclease subunit Sen54: MEPGGSRRPSAAELLAARGRKAPQRPRGQKDFIPDGSAEQAEKLRLCREEQWQLLSEERVERLGNLVKAEWKPGQGIVELQSPAGKFWHTMGFTERGKQCLLPEEALYLLECGSVQLFYRDLPLSIQEAYEILLSQEAMSLPHYQVFSHLKQLGYVVLRFDPSTVLSPYERQLNLESHCQSSGKHHRKRRRSSSPRSHEKKHKISEDLPEAEGTSKKAGDDCGDSSCLLMDEKPLSEQPKESVAGSGEGESNPVPLDTGQKDSLNPSRSWAGDHKKSSTGTHAPRWDFTTIILPNMAPDQPCTHLPSPDNGLLPENVPGREVDAACWCARINRKQEKLSRKEREQRERESRYKSSVNADREVRRCSNWKEYKALLEQRSQQRVWRRPPHLWDQAVTPLLRPDEATSSAALLQQISVLQPSHILDGASRLQEDPEGMKIDFNVYQADAVAKFKKTNPGKPSVRMCVRSFDEQIPSLRALKQVTYQSGDVPVVFALVDHGEIAFYSLKEFKLPVDVNH, encoded by the exons ATGGAGCCCGGCGGTTCGCGCCGCCCGAG CGCGGCGGAGCTGCTGGCGGCCCGCGGCCGCAAGGCCCCTCAGCGTCCCCGCGGCCAGAAGGATTTCATCCCCGACGGCTCGGCCGAGCAGGCGGAGAAGCTGCGCCTGTGCCGGGAGGAGCAGTGGCAGCTCCTCTCCGAGGAACGCGTGGAGCGGCT GGGGAATTTGGTGAAAGCTGAGTGGAAGCCAGGACAGGGCATCGTAGAGCTGCAGTCCCCTGCG GGGAAGTTTTGGCACACCATGGGGTTCACAGAGCGTGGCAAACAGTGCCTGCTGCCTGAGGAAGCTCTGTACTTGCTGGAGTGT GGCTCTGTTCAGCTCTTTTACAGGGATCTGCCGTTGTCAATTCAGGAAGCCTACGAGATCCTGCTGTCCCAGGAGGCGATGAGCCTGCCACATTACCAG GTGTTCAGCCACTTGAAGCAACTGGGTTATGTTGTACTGAGATTCGACCCCAG CACTGTCCTGTCTCCTTATGAGAGGCAACTAAACCTGGAAAGTCACTGCCAGAGCTCTGGGAAACACCATCGCAAAAGGAGGAGGAGTTCCAGCCCCCG GTCACATGAGAAGAAACATAAGATATCTGAGGACCTTCCAGAAGCTGAAGGGACCTCCAAAAAAGCTGGAGATGACTGCGGAGACTCCAGTTGCCTTCTAATGGATGAAAAGCCCTTGTCAGAGCAACCAAAGGAATCTGTTGCTGGAAGTGGAGAAGGGGAGTCAAACCCAGTTCCTCTTGATACAGGACAAAAGGACTCCCTGAACCCctccaggagctgggctggagaCCACAAGAAGAGCAGCACTGGCACCCATGCACCCCGCTGGGATTTTACCACCATCATCTTGCCAAACATGGCCCCAGACCAGCCGTGCACACATCTGCCCTCACCTGACAACGGGCTCCTGCCAGAGAATGTGCCAGGGAGGGAGGTTGATGCAGCTTGCTGGTGTGCACGCATCAATCGGAAACAGGAGAAGCTGTCACGGAAGGAAAGGGAGCAGCGAGAGAGGGAGAGCAGGTACAAGAGCAGTGTCAATGCTGACCGGGAGGTGAGGCGCTGCTCCAACTGGAAGGAATACAAAGCCCTTTTGGAGCAGAGGAGCCAGCAGAGGGTTTGGAGACGACCACCACATCTCTGGGACCAAGCTGTCACACCACTTTTGAGGCCAGATGAAGCTACCTCATCAG ctgcACTCCTCCAGCAGATCAGCGTGCTGCAGCCCTCCCACATCCTGGATGGAGCCTCCCG GCTGCAGGAGGACCCAGAGGGCATGAAGATAGACTTCAATGTGTATCAGGCTGATGCTGTGGCCAAGTTTAAGAAGACAAACCCTGGGAAGCCATCTGTCAGGATGTGTGTTAGGAG ctttGACGAGCAGATTCCATCCCTTCGGGCTTTGAAGCAGGTTACATATCAGAGTGGGGACGTCCCGGTGGTCTTTGCGCTGGTGGATCATGGAGAAATTGCCTTTTATTCACTAAAGGAATTCAAGCTGCCAGTTGATGTTAATCACTGA